A stretch of Cellulosilyticum sp. I15G10I2 DNA encodes these proteins:
- a CDS encoding DNA translocase FtsK codes for MDKVSQKKRPKTKKRTSKKSNSQNKMQNVLPEPISKEIIGVGVIGLSLLILIGLFVENSGIVGEMIRTTFIGMFGIGGYIIPLSAGLIGIFYIQGNQQRIVKMLGYVGSLVVLITPLFHVISFGEDISAVLLSTYYIKQGSWLNGGLMGAALAYLLLKLIGLYGTYLILIILLGIWLIMVTKFPIFSWISDKIIQCIQFIRESYQVKKQRPRKPKEKKIIIAPAIEEALQAINQEDIEPIQVYDSESYIDSTKEVFNSDLEINHTINTTSSPISPIVVEEEELEQIDVASHTAEDPKEYTFPSIELLSKGQIIHNKDASKKSLSNAKKLEETLESFGVEAKVVQIHRGPSVTRYELQPKQGVKVSKIVNLADDIALNLAAPNIRIEAPIPGKAAVGIEIANDASEIVYLRDVIDTDRFLAFPSKLAFALGKDIAGKPIIADIAKMPHVLIAGATGSGKSVCINTLITSILYKAKPNEVKLIMIDPKVVELNVYNGIPHLLIPVVTDPKKAAGALWWAVNEMTKRYNQFAESNVRDMKGYNDKVADESLKLPQIVIIIDELADLMMTAAKEVEDAICRLAQMARAAGIHLVIATQRPSVDVITGVIKANIPSRLAFAVSSGIDSRTILDTNGAEKLLGKGDMLFNPIGESKPIRIQGAFISDKEVESIVKSVKTEEVTYEESVMQTLETSNIQVNMEEEEDELVEKAIAFTVGKEKLSISMLQRYFRIGFNRAARLMDTLESKGIVGADEGSKPRKVL; via the coding sequence ATGGATAAAGTATCACAAAAGAAAAGGCCGAAGACAAAAAAAAGAACTTCAAAAAAAAGCAATTCTCAGAATAAGATGCAAAATGTATTGCCTGAGCCTATTTCTAAAGAAATTATAGGTGTAGGTGTCATAGGACTGAGTCTATTGATACTTATTGGTTTGTTTGTTGAAAATTCTGGAATAGTTGGAGAAATGATACGTACCACTTTTATAGGAATGTTTGGTATAGGGGGCTATATCATACCCCTGTCTGCAGGTTTGATTGGCATATTTTATATACAAGGCAATCAGCAAAGAATTGTTAAGATGCTAGGCTATGTAGGATCTCTTGTAGTGCTGATTACACCTTTATTTCATGTCATTTCATTTGGAGAGGATATTTCTGCTGTATTATTAAGTACTTATTATATAAAACAAGGTTCATGGCTTAATGGAGGATTGATGGGGGCAGCTTTAGCTTATTTATTATTAAAGCTTATTGGGCTGTATGGTACCTATCTAATCCTTATTATTTTATTAGGCATATGGTTAATTATGGTAACTAAATTCCCTATTTTTTCATGGATAAGTGACAAAATAATCCAATGTATTCAATTTATACGAGAAAGCTATCAAGTAAAAAAACAACGTCCTCGCAAACCAAAAGAAAAAAAGATAATTATTGCCCCTGCTATAGAAGAGGCCTTACAGGCTATTAATCAAGAAGACATAGAACCTATACAAGTCTACGATTCAGAAAGTTACATAGACTCCACAAAAGAAGTGTTTAACAGTGATTTAGAGATTAATCACACAATTAATACTACTAGTTCTCCTATTAGTCCTATTGTGGTGGAAGAAGAGGAATTAGAGCAAATAGATGTTGCATCACATACTGCAGAAGATCCTAAAGAATATACATTCCCTAGTATAGAACTACTAAGTAAAGGGCAAATAATCCATAATAAAGATGCCTCCAAAAAATCTTTAAGCAATGCCAAAAAACTTGAAGAGACACTTGAGAGTTTTGGGGTTGAAGCAAAAGTAGTGCAAATACATAGAGGCCCTTCTGTAACACGCTATGAGCTTCAGCCTAAACAAGGAGTAAAAGTAAGTAAGATTGTTAATTTAGCAGATGACATTGCACTTAATCTTGCTGCTCCTAATATTCGAATTGAAGCACCTATTCCAGGAAAAGCAGCAGTAGGCATAGAGATTGCAAATGATGCAAGTGAAATTGTTTACTTAAGGGATGTTATTGATACAGATAGATTTTTGGCTTTTCCTTCTAAGCTCGCATTTGCTCTTGGTAAAGATATTGCAGGTAAACCCATTATAGCAGATATTGCCAAGATGCCGCATGTACTTATAGCCGGTGCTACAGGCTCAGGAAAAAGTGTATGTATTAATACACTTATTACGAGTATTCTCTATAAAGCAAAGCCTAATGAAGTTAAACTCATTATGATAGATCCTAAAGTGGTGGAACTTAATGTTTATAATGGTATTCCACATCTTTTGATCCCAGTTGTAACAGATCCTAAAAAGGCAGCAGGTGCTCTTTGGTGGGCCGTTAATGAAATGACTAAAAGGTATAATCAATTTGCTGAAAGTAATGTAAGAGATATGAAGGGATATAATGATAAAGTGGCCGATGAATCTCTTAAATTACCTCAAATTGTTATTATCATTGACGAGCTTGCTGATCTTATGATGACAGCTGCTAAAGAAGTTGAAGATGCTATTTGCAGGTTAGCACAAATGGCTAGAGCGGCGGGTATTCATCTTGTTATTGCTACTCAAAGGCCATCTGTTGATGTTATTACAGGTGTTATTAAAGCAAATATTCCATCGAGGCTTGCATTTGCAGTATCTTCTGGCATAGATTCTAGAACCATATTAGATACAAATGGTGCTGAGAAACTACTTGGCAAGGGAGATATGTTATTTAATCCGATTGGTGAATCAAAGCCTATACGTATTCAAGGTGCATTTATCTCAGATAAAGAAGTAGAAAGTATTGTAAAAAGTGTTAAAACTGAAGAGGTTACTTATGAAGAATCTGTGATGCAAACCCTTGAAACTTCAAATATACAAGTTAATATGGAAGAGGAAGAAGATGAACTTGTAGAAAAAGCAATAGCTTTTACTGTAGGTAAAGAAAAACTTTCTATTTCTATGCTTCAACGCTATTTTAGAATAGGATTTAACCGAGCAGCTAGGTTAATGGATACCCTGGAAAGTAAAGGGATCGTAGGTGCAGACGAAGGCAGTAAGCCAAGAAAAGTTTTATAA
- a CDS encoding YlzJ-like family protein: protein MYYSVAPIYGLEETIEYAELDYNGYSVLACKTCEGYILERIFSTNPKDYLREDLKPGKLLENSLIKQIIK from the coding sequence CAATTTATGGACTAGAAGAAACAATTGAGTATGCAGAACTTGATTATAATGGGTATTCTGTGTTAGCATGTAAAACGTGCGAGGGATATATTCTAGAGAGAATTTTCTCTACAAATCCTAAAGATTACCTACGTGAAGACCTAAAACCTGGTAAATTACTCGAAAATAGCCTTATCAAACAAATTATTAAATGA
- the folD gene encoding bifunctional methylenetetrahydrofolate dehydrogenase/methenyltetrahydrofolate cyclohydrolase FolD: protein MNTQIIDGKSIAQSIKDELKMKVQTLREQGITPGLAVVLVGENPASQVYVSNKKKACEYIGMKSFSYELPSETTEKEVLDLVETLNNDKNVHGILVQLPLPKHMDEQKIILKIDPLKDVDGFHPQNVGALSIGLNGLISCTPAGVIELLKRSQIEIAGKHCVVVGRSNIVGKPVSLLLLREHATVTICHSRTKNLSDVLKQADIVIAAVGIAKFITGTMLKSEAVVIDVGINRDENGKLCGDVDFQSCQGVASYITPVPGGVGPMTIAMLMHNCVLAATNQEGVLN from the coding sequence ATGAATACACAAATAATAGACGGCAAATCAATTGCTCAAAGTATAAAAGATGAATTAAAAATGAAAGTTCAGACTTTGAGAGAACAAGGTATTACCCCTGGACTTGCAGTAGTCCTTGTAGGGGAAAATCCAGCCTCACAAGTTTATGTAAGCAATAAGAAAAAGGCTTGTGAATATATAGGTATGAAATCTTTTTCTTACGAACTGCCTTCAGAAACCACTGAAAAAGAAGTATTGGATTTAGTAGAAACATTAAACAACGACAAGAATGTGCATGGTATTTTAGTACAACTTCCTTTACCTAAACATATGGATGAGCAAAAAATTATTCTTAAAATAGATCCCCTAAAAGATGTAGATGGTTTTCATCCGCAGAACGTAGGAGCTCTTAGTATTGGTCTTAATGGACTAATATCCTGTACGCCTGCTGGTGTTATTGAACTGCTTAAAAGAAGTCAGATTGAAATTGCCGGAAAGCACTGTGTAGTAGTAGGCAGAAGTAATATCGTTGGAAAGCCTGTGAGTTTACTTCTGCTTAGAGAACATGCTACAGTAACAATCTGTCATTCAAGAACTAAGAATTTGAGTGACGTCCTTAAACAGGCAGATATTGTTATCGCTGCAGTAGGCATTGCTAAGTTTATTACTGGCACTATGTTAAAATCAGAGGCAGTTGTTATAGATGTAGGCATAAACAGAGATGAAAATGGCAAACTATGTGGAGATGTAGATTTTCAATCTTGTCAGGGGGTAGCAAGTTATATTACCCCTGTTCCAGGTGGAGTAGGACCGATGACGATAGCTATGTTAATGCATAATTGTGTATTAGCTGCCACAAATCAGGAAGGAGTATTAAATTGA
- a CDS encoding formate--tetrahydrofolate ligase yields MKTDIQIAQEAKLKPITQIAELAGIELSMVEQYGQYKAKLSYALLDQLKEKKNGKLVLVTATNPTPAGEGKTTITVGLGQALCKINKNAIIALREPSLGPCMGIKGGAAGGGYAQVVPMEDINLHFTGDIHAIGAANNLLASMIDNHIHHGNTLGIDPRTITWKRCVDLNDRALREIVVGLGGPVNGMPRQDGFMITVASEIMAILCLANDMMDLKEKISNIIIGYTYTGEAVTARDLNAEGAMTTLLKDAIKPNLVQTLENTPVVMHGGPFANIAHGCNSVIATKLALKLGDIVVTEAGFGADLGAEKFLDIKCRKAGLKPDAVVLVTTVRALKYNGGVAKEDLKEEHIDALKDGFANLEKHIENLQKYGVPVVVTLNAFVTDTEEEINFIRSACEARDCNFAVANVWEKGGEGGIELAQKLVDVLEHKTSEFKFLYEDHLSIEEKITTIAKEIYGAKEVVIEPKARKVLDKINTLGLSHLPVCMAKNQYSLSDDPKALGKPQGFTTTIREIRISAGAGFIVALTGSVMTMPGLPKKPAAELIDINEKGVVTGLF; encoded by the coding sequence ATGAAAACGGATATTCAAATTGCTCAAGAAGCAAAACTTAAGCCTATAACTCAGATCGCAGAACTCGCAGGGATTGAGCTTAGTATGGTAGAACAATATGGACAGTATAAGGCGAAACTAAGCTATGCATTATTGGACCAACTTAAAGAGAAAAAAAATGGTAAGCTTGTTTTAGTTACAGCAACTAATCCCACCCCAGCAGGTGAAGGCAAAACAACAATTACAGTTGGTCTTGGTCAAGCGCTTTGTAAAATAAACAAGAATGCTATTATAGCGCTTCGGGAACCTTCACTTGGTCCATGTATGGGCATTAAAGGTGGTGCAGCTGGTGGTGGTTATGCACAAGTTGTTCCTATGGAAGATATAAATCTTCATTTTACAGGTGATATTCATGCTATTGGGGCTGCAAACAATTTACTTGCTTCAATGATAGATAACCACATTCACCATGGTAACACATTGGGTATTGATCCTCGAACAATTACATGGAAAAGGTGTGTAGACCTGAATGACCGTGCATTAAGAGAGATTGTTGTCGGTCTTGGAGGTCCTGTTAATGGCATGCCAAGACAAGATGGCTTTATGATTACAGTAGCATCAGAAATTATGGCTATTCTTTGTCTGGCAAATGACATGATGGATTTAAAAGAAAAGATAAGTAATATCATTATTGGCTATACGTATACGGGTGAAGCTGTTACAGCACGGGATTTAAATGCCGAAGGCGCTATGACAACCCTTTTGAAAGATGCTATTAAACCCAACCTTGTACAAACGCTTGAAAATACACCTGTAGTTATGCACGGTGGACCGTTTGCTAATATTGCTCATGGCTGTAATAGCGTGATTGCTACTAAACTAGCTCTTAAGCTTGGGGACATTGTTGTAACAGAGGCAGGATTTGGAGCTGATCTAGGGGCTGAGAAATTCCTAGATATAAAATGCAGAAAAGCTGGACTAAAACCAGATGCAGTAGTCCTTGTAACTACAGTGCGTGCTCTTAAATATAATGGTGGTGTTGCTAAAGAAGACCTAAAAGAAGAGCATATAGATGCTTTAAAGGATGGTTTTGCTAATCTTGAAAAACATATTGAAAATCTCCAAAAATACGGAGTTCCTGTTGTTGTAACACTTAATGCTTTTGTGACGGATACAGAAGAGGAGATTAATTTTATTAGATCTGCCTGTGAAGCTAGAGACTGTAACTTTGCTGTTGCAAATGTATGGGAAAAAGGTGGTGAAGGCGGTATAGAACTTGCCCAAAAACTAGTAGACGTACTTGAGCATAAAACAAGTGAATTTAAATTTTTATATGAAGATCATTTGTCTATTGAAGAAAAGATTACTACAATTGCTAAAGAAATATATGGTGCAAAAGAGGTTGTGATTGAGCCTAAAGCTAGAAAAGTACTGGATAAAATCAATACACTGGGACTTTCACACCTGCCAGTTTGTATGGCCAAAAATCAATATTCGTTATCAGATGATCCTAAAGCACTTGGAAAACCTCAAGGTTTTACAACAACTATAAGAGAAATTAGAATATCTGCTGGCGCAGGATTCATTGTTGCACTTACTGGCAGTGTAATGACAATGCCAGGGCTACCTAAAAAACCTGCAGCAGAACTTATAGATATTAATGAAAAAGGTGTTGTAACAGGATTATTCTAA